The following nucleotide sequence is from Mesobacillus jeotgali.
AAGGATGTAAGGCTGGACGCGGATAAAGTATTTTCAGATACTTTTATTTTATATATTTGCCATGACTTAACGATGTTGTCACTAAGTACATATCCAAGCGCATTCCCTGACTGCACCAGGAAGGATGTCAGGAATTTTATTCAGGGTGCGATAGAATTCACTATTCAAATCCAAAATGAAATCACAGACTTAATGCTATCCCAGGGAATCTACCTGAAATCTCCTCAGGTGGCGATGGACCATACAGTCGATCTGGTAGATGAGATGAAATACCTCAACGGCCTATTCGGCGGCTCCCGGCCGGTGAATGCAGCAGAAATCGCGAACCTGTCAAGAGTCATCCACCGGGCCCGTTTTTCTAAGATGATCCTTGTTACATTTAGCAAACTGGCGTCCCACAAGGATGTAAAACAGCATTTCAGCAAAGGAAGAGATGCGCTTGAAAAAGTCCTGGAAACGCTGGGAGATGTCTTTGAAAAGGAAAACATCCCCTATTCAGCTTCTGGGGATTATAATATGTTCGATGTGAGAAATTCGCCTTTTTCTGATAAACTGATGCTGTTTTTCGTGAATACTTGCCTGGGA
It contains:
- a CDS encoding DUF3231 family protein yields the protein MSGTNVELTSTEISNIWSSYLKSSMELRFFQYFNATAEDHEVKNIVEKMMEFSQKSLEDLEVIFKKENLTTPLGFTEKDVRLDADKVFSDTFILYICHDLTMLSLSTYPSAFPDCTRKDVRNFIQGAIEFTIQIQNEITDLMLSQGIYLKSPQVAMDHTVDLVDEMKYLNGLFGGSRPVNAAEIANLSRVIHRARFSKMILVTFSKLASHKDVKQHFSKGRDALEKVLETLGDVFEKENIPYSASGDYNMFDVRNSPFSDKLMLFFVNTCLGMFCFIMINQALTSSLRTDIVTKFTMISTQMKKFYGKGLLLTITEKWLEQPPQALDRKV